One Halobaculum roseum DNA segment encodes these proteins:
- a CDS encoding DUF7573 domain-containing protein: protein MPEDRSLEEFAGAELDADADTNADAEADTDAGADAEAVDTVDPATPTYDYSPDGAACDACGESVTRRWRDDGDYVCGDCKEW from the coding sequence GTGCCCGAAGACCGATCGCTGGAGGAGTTCGCCGGCGCCGAGCTGGACGCGGACGCCGACACGAACGCGGACGCGGAGGCCGACACCGACGCCGGCGCGGACGCGGAGGCAGTAGACACCGTCGACCCCGCGACCCCGACGTACGACTACTCGCCCGACGGCGCCGCCTGCGACGCCTGCGGCGAGTCGGTAACCCGTCGCTGGCGCGACGACGGCGACTACGTCTGCGGCGACTGCAAGGAGTGGTGA